The Deltaproteobacteria bacterium genome contains a region encoding:
- the trpS gene encoding tryptophan--tRNA ligase: MATKKRVLSGMRSTGPLHLGNLHGALLNWVNMQDEYECFFFIADWHALTSDYEDPKHLPGYVKAIMVDWLSAGLSPEKSTLFVQSRVKEHAELFLILSMITPVPWLERNPTYKDQIVQINNKDLSTFGFLGYPVLQAADIIMYKANGVPVGVDQVPHVEITREIARRFNYFYGNVFPEPDAILTRTPKILGLDRRKMSKSYDNAIYLSDTPDEIRAKVLQMITDPQRARKSDPGDPDVCNVYEFHKLYSDEETVKTTEKACRKAEIGCVECKKVMAEFLIKGMAPIHEKRAYYLERPDLVDEIFTNGSEKASKVARATMEETRAAISF; encoded by the coding sequence ATGGCAACGAAAAAAAGAGTACTCAGCGGCATGCGTTCAACCGGGCCGCTGCATCTGGGAAACCTTCACGGGGCATTGCTGAACTGGGTCAACATGCAGGACGAATACGAATGTTTTTTCTTCATCGCCGACTGGCATGCCCTGACCAGCGACTACGAAGACCCGAAACATCTTCCCGGCTATGTCAAGGCCATCATGGTGGACTGGTTGAGTGCCGGTCTTTCACCTGAAAAAAGCACCCTCTTTGTGCAGTCCCGGGTCAAGGAGCATGCCGAATTGTTTCTGATTCTCTCCATGATCACCCCGGTGCCCTGGCTGGAGCGCAACCCGACCTACAAGGACCAGATCGTACAGATCAACAACAAAGACCTGTCTACTTTCGGCTTTCTGGGATATCCCGTACTGCAGGCCGCAGATATCATCATGTACAAGGCCAACGGCGTTCCTGTGGGGGTCGACCAGGTTCCCCACGTTGAAATCACGCGGGAAATCGCCAGGCGCTTCAACTATTTCTATGGCAACGTTTTTCCCGAACCCGACGCCATTCTGACCCGGACCCCAAAAATTCTGGGCCTGGACCGGCGCAAAATGAGCAAGAGCTACGACAACGCCATCTATCTTTCCGATACGCCCGACGAAATCAGGGCCAAGGTATTGCAGATGATCACGGACCCCCAGCGCGCCAGAAAAAGCGATCCCGGGGATCCGGATGTCTGCAATGTATACGAATTCCACAAGCTTTACTCGGATGAAGAAACCGTCAAAACCACCGAAAAAGCATGCAGAAAGGCGGAAATAGGTTGTGTGGAATGTAAGAAGGTGATGGCGGAATTTCTGATAAAAGGAATGGCCCCCATTCATGAAAAAAGGGCCTACTACCTTGAGCGCCCGGATCTGGTGGACGAAATTTTCACGAACGGCAGTGAGAAAGCGTCCAAGGTCGCCAGGGCAACCATGGAAGAAACCAGGGCCGCGATTTCCTTTTAA
- a CDS encoding CBS domain-containing protein: MGRDKGLTVITTHINADFDALASMLAAQKLYPDSLVVFPGSQEKNLRNFFIQSMVYLLNIANVKDIDFKKIERLVLVDTRQPNRIGKFSGILDRAGLDIHIYDHHPHMENDIEGTHMVLERLGATVTILVEILKKKEIDISPDEATIMCLGIYEDTGSFTFPSTTQNDFIAASFLLSRGANLNMIANLIAREISPEQIGILNDMIQASTSRNINGVDVVLTTVSTDRYVPDFAFLVHKMVKMEDLDAIFAIALMENKVYVVARSRIPEVDVGVIVTALGGGGHAYAAAATIKDMTLAQTEQRLLDILYSKIQSRRLAKHLMSSPPITVRADVSCREAGELMTRYNINALLVTEKEGGQLVGFISRQVIEKALYHKLKQVPVREYMTTEMVSVAPEADMLEVQEKIIEHKQRILPVIEGDAIIGVVTRTDLLNILVRRKNRRAIGPNELPEKLEHARTRNISNFMQERIGPFLLDLLREIGETADEIGCNAYVVGGFVRDLFLYRSNEDIDIVIEGDGIAFAKKFAGQKNARVHAYAKFGTAVITFPDGFKIDVASARLEYYKFPAALPVVETSSIKLDLFRRDFTMNTLAIRLNAGKFSTLIDFFSAHKDIKEKVIRVLHNLSFVEDPTRVFRALRFEQRFGFTIGKLTTGLIENAVKMDFFKRLSGRRVFTELRLILEEDNPTPTIERLQDYNLLKVIHPSIKADNELFSLLNSTRKVIAWHDLLFLKESYIKWAVYFMALIRNCDRKTSQDICQRLELAPRYRKIFTRERFQAERILYSLEKNTRLDNSTLYDSLSVLKIELILYLMACTRFQRVKRAISNYVTNLRDVRITVTGKDLMKLGLKPGPVYREIMSAVMTARLNGKLETRQDELRFAKEFLAAKKS, encoded by the coding sequence ATGGGTAGAGACAAGGGGCTGACGGTCATCACCACCCACATCAATGCGGATTTTGATGCACTGGCCTCCATGCTGGCCGCGCAAAAGCTCTACCCCGACTCCCTGGTCGTCTTTCCCGGTTCCCAGGAAAAAAATCTGCGCAATTTTTTCATTCAATCCATGGTGTACCTGCTGAATATCGCCAATGTAAAAGATATTGATTTCAAAAAGATAGAAAGGCTGGTCCTGGTGGACACGCGGCAGCCCAACCGCATCGGAAAATTTTCCGGCATTCTCGACAGGGCCGGACTGGACATTCATATCTACGATCACCACCCGCATATGGAAAACGATATAGAAGGAACCCACATGGTTCTGGAACGGCTCGGAGCCACCGTGACCATTCTCGTGGAAATTCTCAAGAAAAAAGAGATCGACATATCTCCCGACGAAGCCACCATCATGTGCCTGGGCATCTATGAGGATACCGGATCGTTCACCTTCCCTTCCACCACCCAAAACGATTTTATCGCCGCCTCCTTTCTGTTGTCCAGGGGCGCCAACCTGAACATGATCGCCAACCTGATCGCCCGCGAAATCAGCCCTGAACAGATCGGCATTCTCAACGACATGATCCAGGCCTCCACCAGCCGCAACATCAATGGTGTCGACGTGGTGTTGACCACCGTATCCACCGACCGCTATGTTCCCGATTTCGCTTTCCTGGTCCACAAAATGGTCAAAATGGAAGACCTGGATGCCATTTTCGCCATCGCCCTCATGGAAAACAAGGTTTACGTCGTGGCCCGCAGCCGCATACCAGAAGTCGATGTGGGTGTCATCGTCACCGCCCTGGGAGGGGGGGGACATGCCTACGCCGCAGCAGCGACCATCAAGGATATGACCCTGGCACAGACCGAACAGCGACTTTTGGACATCCTCTACAGCAAGATTCAATCCAGGCGACTCGCCAAACACCTCATGTCCTCGCCGCCCATCACGGTTCGGGCGGATGTGTCCTGCCGGGAAGCCGGCGAGCTCATGACCCGCTACAATATCAACGCCCTGCTGGTCACGGAGAAAGAGGGAGGGCAACTGGTCGGGTTCATCTCCAGGCAGGTTATCGAAAAAGCCCTTTACCACAAGCTGAAGCAGGTTCCGGTACGCGAGTATATGACCACGGAGATGGTGTCCGTCGCACCCGAAGCGGACATGCTCGAAGTTCAGGAAAAAATCATCGAACACAAGCAGCGTATCCTTCCGGTCATAGAGGGCGATGCAATTATCGGTGTGGTGACCCGCACCGACCTGCTCAATATCCTCGTAAGGCGTAAAAACCGGCGTGCCATCGGCCCGAACGAGCTGCCCGAAAAGCTGGAACACGCCCGCACACGCAACATCTCCAACTTCATGCAAGAGCGTATCGGTCCGTTTCTTCTGGATTTGTTGCGGGAAATAGGGGAAACCGCCGACGAAATCGGATGCAACGCCTACGTCGTCGGCGGATTTGTACGCGACCTGTTTCTCTATCGCTCCAACGAAGACATCGATATCGTCATCGAAGGTGACGGCATCGCCTTTGCAAAAAAGTTTGCCGGGCAAAAGAACGCCCGGGTCCACGCCTATGCCAAATTCGGCACCGCAGTCATCACCTTCCCTGACGGCTTCAAAATCGATGTGGCATCCGCACGCCTCGAGTATTACAAATTTCCGGCCGCTCTGCCTGTGGTCGAGACAAGCTCCATCAAACTGGATCTTTTCCGCAGGGATTTTACCATGAACACGCTGGCCATACGGTTAAACGCCGGCAAATTCAGCACATTGATCGACTTTTTCTCCGCTCACAAGGACATCAAGGAAAAGGTTATCCGCGTCCTGCACAACCTCAGTTTCGTGGAGGACCCCACCCGGGTGTTTCGCGCGCTGCGCTTCGAACAGCGCTTTGGTTTCACCATCGGTAAACTGACCACCGGCCTCATCGAAAATGCGGTGAAAATGGATTTCTTCAAACGGCTGAGCGGCCGCCGGGTATTTACGGAGTTGCGACTGATCCTGGAGGAGGACAACCCCACGCCGACCATTGAGCGGCTGCAGGACTACAACCTGCTCAAGGTGATCCACCCCTCGATAAAAGCGGACAATGAATTGTTTTCACTGCTCAATTCAACCAGGAAGGTCATTGCATGGCACGATTTGCTTTTTCTGAAGGAATCCTATATAAAATGGGCCGTTTATTTTATGGCCCTGATCCGGAACTGTGACAGAAAAACCTCGCAAGATATCTGCCAGCGCCTCGAACTGGCACCGCGGTACCGAAAAATCTTCACCAGGGAACGGTTCCAGGCCGAAAGAATACTCTACTCGCTGGAAAAAAATACCAGGCTCGACAACAGCACCCTCTACGACAGCCTATCGGTCTTGAAAATAGAACTGATTCTCTACCTCATGGCCTGTACGCGGTTCCAGAGGGTCAAGCGGGCAATATCGAACTATGTGACCAATTTGAGGGATGTACGCATTACCGTCACGGGCAAGGACCTGATGAAATTGGGACTGAAACCGGGACCCGTTTACAGGGAGATCATGTCGGCCGTCATGACGGCCCGCTTGAACGGCAAGCTCGAAACCCGCCAGGACGAACTGCGGTTTGCAAAGGAGTTTCTGGCCGCCAAAAAATCTTGA
- a CDS encoding type II secretion system F family protein: protein MPVYLWVGKNRNNDVQKGEIDLPNEDAVRSHLNKLRITPTKIKKKPKDLFENVAFLQPPVKEKDIIVFCRQFSTMIDAGLPIIQCLEILQAQQENKTFKIMLKKIKESVEGGQTLAEALRKYPKHFDELFVNMVAAGEAGGILDTILRRLSAYMEKAAKLKGQVKGAMTYPIITIIVAVLVVGVILVFVIPVFEEMFEGLGGDLPTPTKIVVSISEFVKDKILYLIIALVLFIFAFRRYYRTNRGRITVDAMLLKLPIFGILLRKVAVAKFTRTMGTMLSSGVAILEALDIVAKTSGNKTIERSIYNVRSAIAEGQTMADPLQATGVFPPMVCQMIAVGEATGALDAMLGKIADFYDDEVDQAVENLTSMIEPFMMVFLGTVIGALVVAMYLPIFKMAGAV from the coding sequence ATGCCGGTCTATCTTTGGGTAGGGAAAAACAGAAACAACGATGTACAGAAAGGTGAAATCGATCTTCCCAATGAAGATGCTGTCAGAAGCCACTTGAACAAACTGCGGATTACACCCACCAAAATAAAGAAAAAACCGAAAGACCTTTTCGAAAATGTGGCCTTCTTGCAGCCTCCGGTCAAGGAAAAGGACATCATCGTTTTCTGCCGGCAGTTTTCCACGATGATAGACGCTGGCCTGCCCATTATCCAGTGCCTGGAGATTCTCCAGGCTCAGCAGGAAAACAAAACATTCAAGATAATGCTCAAAAAGATAAAGGAATCGGTGGAGGGAGGGCAGACCCTGGCGGAAGCCTTGAGGAAATATCCCAAACATTTCGATGAGTTGTTCGTCAATATGGTCGCTGCGGGTGAAGCCGGCGGCATCCTGGACACGATTCTGCGCCGCCTGTCCGCCTATATGGAGAAGGCGGCCAAGCTCAAGGGGCAGGTGAAGGGCGCCATGACCTACCCGATCATTACGATCATCGTGGCCGTACTGGTGGTGGGCGTCATTCTGGTGTTTGTCATTCCGGTCTTCGAGGAGATGTTCGAGGGGTTGGGCGGCGATCTCCCGACGCCGACAAAAATCGTCGTGTCAATAAGTGAATTTGTAAAAGACAAGATCCTTTATCTCATCATTGCACTGGTGTTGTTTATTTTTGCCTTCCGAAGGTATTACCGCACGAACCGGGGCCGCATCACCGTCGATGCCATGCTCCTCAAGCTGCCTATTTTCGGCATATTGCTGAGAAAAGTGGCTGTGGCAAAATTCACCAGGACCATGGGAACCATGCTTTCCAGCGGTGTAGCCATTCTGGAAGCGTTGGACATTGTGGCAAAAACGTCGGGGAACAAGACCATCGAAAGGTCCATTTACAATGTTCGTTCCGCCATTGCGGAAGGGCAGACCATGGCTGATCCCCTGCAGGCTACCGGTGTGTTTCCGCCGATGGTGTGCCAGATGATTGCCGTTGGAGAAGCTACGGGAGCCCTCGATGCGATGTTGGGTAAGATCGCCGATTTTTATGACGACGAAGTCGATCAGGCCGTGGAGAACCTGACATCCATGATCGAACCGTTCATGATGGTGTTTTTGGGAACCGTCATCGGTGCCCTGGTGGTGGCCATGTATCTGCCGATTTTCAAGATGGCCGGCGCTGTCTAA
- a CDS encoding two-component sensor histidine kinase, producing the protein MNFKKTKPEGDLRPKLQPLILFRILFTSILLGSTVILQLSEDASPFSQSLLVLYVLIACTLILSLIYAIILPRIKRVLLFAIVQIAVDTVVVTMIVFVTGGYSSFFSFLYLLVIIYSSVLIHRRGSMFMAFFCGLQYCAMILLEYYGVLNPYGLENNPLAMEYEWSRILYKIIFTVLACFAVAFLSGFLAEQTRRTRGELKDMEEHVKRVEKLASMGEMAAGLAHEIKNPLASLAGSIQMLQEEMAYNSENYKLMQIVLRETDRLNSLVSDFLMFARPPRGNLEKIKLDKALEEILVLFEKDGACSGRIVIERRLVPDIWVEMDPVHLRQILWNLLLNASEAIEERGRISVSMERLRSRSVKVVVTDDGIGIPEACLAHIFDPFYTTKTRGTGLGLSIVHRILESYASRLEVESEPGNGTTFRFGLKT; encoded by the coding sequence ATGAATTTTAAGAAGACTAAGCCGGAAGGGGACCTTCGCCCGAAGCTGCAGCCGCTGATCCTTTTCCGAATTTTATTCACCTCCATTCTTCTGGGATCAACCGTCATCCTGCAGCTCAGCGAGGATGCCTCCCCCTTTTCCCAGTCACTCCTGGTCCTGTACGTCCTGATCGCCTGCACACTCATTCTGTCATTAATCTATGCGATCATATTGCCCAGAATCAAGCGCGTGCTGCTGTTTGCAATCGTTCAGATCGCCGTGGATACGGTTGTGGTGACGATGATCGTTTTCGTCACCGGCGGCTATTCGAGTTTTTTCAGTTTTCTGTACCTTCTGGTGATCATCTATTCGAGTGTCCTGATTCACCGGCGCGGCAGCATGTTCATGGCTTTTTTTTGCGGTTTGCAGTACTGCGCCATGATTTTGCTGGAATATTACGGCGTGTTGAACCCTTACGGCCTGGAAAACAACCCGCTGGCGATGGAATATGAATGGAGCCGGATTCTGTACAAGATTATTTTCACGGTGCTGGCCTGTTTTGCCGTGGCCTTTTTGAGTGGATTTTTGGCCGAGCAGACGAGGCGCACCAGGGGAGAGCTCAAAGACATGGAGGAACATGTCAAACGGGTGGAGAAGCTGGCCTCCATGGGCGAGATGGCGGCCGGTCTGGCCCACGAGATAAAAAATCCGCTGGCGTCTCTGGCGGGTTCCATCCAGATGCTGCAGGAGGAGATGGCCTACAATTCAGAAAATTACAAGTTGATGCAAATCGTTTTGAGGGAGACGGACCGCTTGAACTCGCTGGTGAGTGATTTCCTGATGTTTGCCAGGCCGCCCAGGGGAAATCTGGAAAAAATAAAGCTGGACAAAGCGCTGGAGGAAATTCTGGTGCTGTTCGAAAAGGACGGCGCCTGCAGCGGAAGGATTGTCATCGAGCGCCGGTTGGTGCCCGACATCTGGGTCGAAATGGACCCGGTTCACCTGCGGCAGATTTTATGGAATCTCCTGCTGAATGCGTCCGAAGCCATCGAGGAGCGCGGCAGGATATCGGTATCTATGGAGCGTCTCAGGTCCCGCAGTGTCAAGGTCGTGGTAACCGACGACGGCATCGGGATCCCCGAGGCATGCCTGGCGCATATATTCGATCCCTTTTACACCACAAAAACACGGGGAACCGGCTTGGGCCTTTCAATCGTACACCGCATCCTCGAATCCTATGCCAGCCGGCTCGAGGTCGAGAGCGAGCCTGGAAACGGCACCACCTTCAGGTTCGGGCTTAAAACGTAA
- the lysS gene encoding lysine--tRNA ligase translates to MEKSEVLEKRQQKVSELKEKINLFPNQFKVENTVREIREKIDGLALADVGASEAASAKERFEIETFVVAGRMMAINRFGKASFIRFRDRTGQMQAYVRKDRIGDEAYSLFKQFDIGDHVGLKGSMFQTRTGEWTLLANELTLVCKAMKPLPEKFHGLKDPEKRYRQRHLDLIMNPEVREVFIRRSGIIQAIRSFLLEKDFFEVETPMMHPIPGGAEASPFKTHHNALGMDLFLRIAPELYLKRLVVGGFERVFEINRNFRNEGVSARHNPEFTMLEFYQAYADYEDLMELTEEMLSCVAREVIGEERFSYQGNTIDLSGKWKRMTMAHALEKVGGMDPGLLGDRQGLLNFAAEKGIKISKKGRTGKIITKLFDVLVEPELVQPTFITGYPVEVSPLSRRSETDPTLTERFELFIAGREIANGFSELNDPDDQKERFLQQVEDRAAGDDEAHYMDNDYIEALSYGMPPTAGEGIGIDRLTMLLTDAASIREVILFPHMKPNP, encoded by the coding sequence ATGGAGAAAAGTGAAGTTCTTGAGAAACGTCAGCAGAAAGTATCTGAATTAAAAGAGAAAATAAATCTATTCCCCAATCAGTTCAAGGTGGAGAACACCGTTCGGGAAATACGGGAAAAGATAGACGGCCTGGCGCTCGCCGATGTCGGCGCTTCGGAAGCAGCCTCCGCCAAGGAGCGGTTCGAGATCGAGACCTTTGTTGTCGCCGGCCGCATGATGGCCATCAACCGCTTCGGCAAGGCCAGCTTTATTCGCTTTCGGGACCGGACGGGGCAGATGCAGGCCTATGTGCGCAAGGACAGAATCGGTGACGAGGCCTACAGCCTTTTTAAGCAGTTTGATATCGGTGATCATGTGGGGTTGAAAGGGAGCATGTTCCAAACCAGAACCGGTGAGTGGACCCTGCTGGCGAATGAACTGACCCTGGTCTGCAAGGCCATGAAACCACTGCCGGAAAAGTTTCACGGCCTGAAGGATCCTGAGAAGCGCTACCGGCAGCGCCACCTGGACCTGATCATGAATCCCGAGGTTCGCGAGGTGTTCATCCGCCGCAGCGGCATCATCCAGGCCATCCGTTCATTTTTGCTGGAAAAGGATTTTTTCGAGGTGGAAACGCCCATGATGCACCCCATACCGGGCGGAGCGGAAGCCTCACCGTTCAAAACACACCACAACGCCCTGGGGATGGACCTTTTTCTGCGCATAGCGCCCGAGCTTTACCTCAAACGCCTGGTTGTGGGCGGGTTCGAAAGGGTCTTTGAAATCAACAGAAATTTCAGAAACGAAGGCGTGTCGGCCCGTCATAATCCGGAATTTACCATGCTGGAGTTTTACCAGGCTTACGCGGATTATGAAGACTTGATGGAGCTGACCGAAGAAATGCTTTCTTGCGTGGCACGAGAGGTGATCGGTGAAGAGCGTTTCAGCTACCAGGGAAATACCATCGATTTGAGCGGCAAATGGAAACGCATGACGATGGCCCATGCGCTCGAAAAGGTGGGGGGGATGGATCCTGGCCTGTTGGGAGATCGCCAGGGCCTGCTGAATTTCGCTGCGGAAAAGGGGATCAAGATATCTAAGAAGGGGCGGACGGGAAAGATCATTACCAAGCTTTTTGATGTGCTGGTCGAACCCGAACTGGTTCAGCCGACCTTTATTACCGGATATCCGGTGGAGGTGTCGCCCCTGTCGCGCCGCAGCGAAACCGACCCGACCCTGACGGAGCGTTTCGAACTGTTCATCGCCGGCAGGGAAATTGCCAACGGATTCTCGGAACTGAACGACCCCGATGACCAGAAAGAGCGTTTTCTTCAACAGGTCGAGGACCGGGCGGCCGGTGACGATGAAGCCCACTATATGGATAACGACTACATCGAGGCGTTGTCCTACGGCATGCCGCCCACTGCCGGAGAAGGCATCGGCATCGATCGCCTGACCATGCTGTTGACCGATGCCGCTTCCATTCGGGAAGTTATCCTGTTTCCGCATATGAAGCCCAATCCCTGA
- a CDS encoding lipoprotein-releasing ABC transporter permease subunit, translating to MSFEYFIGTRYLKAKQKQSFISMITVLSVAGVTVGVMALIVVIAVMSGFEDDMKSRILGVESHLVLMRHGTFSDYQPVIERMEKVAGIEAVTPFIYSQVMLRSSHGVSGSVLRGIDPKSAPTVLKGVDIGALSDQPAGSTQEAQEMHVPGIVLGKELARSLHVLKGDMVQVITTKGMISPIGHVPTMRRFVVKGYFETGMYEYDGAMAYVTLKAAQKLLRMKGAISGIEARVTDIYKAREVAERLVEVLGYPYWVRDWMQMNRNLFSALKLEKTVMFIILALIILVAAFNIASSLIMMVMEKTKDIAILKAMGATDGAIRKIFVFEGMLIGAIGTFLGGGIGFVLCALLEKYKFIELPGDVYYLTTLPVKLDVSDVVVIALAALAICFLATLYPARQASRLDPVEAIRYG from the coding sequence ATGTCTTTTGAATACTTTATCGGCACGCGCTATCTGAAAGCCAAACAGAAGCAGTCCTTTATATCCATGATCACCGTTCTGTCCGTGGCCGGGGTGACGGTGGGGGTCATGGCCCTTATTGTCGTCATCGCCGTCATGTCCGGCTTTGAAGACGACATGAAGTCCCGCATTCTGGGTGTGGAGTCACACCTCGTGCTGATGCGCCACGGCACCTTTTCAGACTATCAGCCGGTTATCGAGAGGATGGAGAAGGTGGCGGGCATCGAAGCGGTAACGCCTTTTATCTACTCCCAGGTCATGCTGCGTTCCTCCCATGGCGTATCTGGATCCGTACTCAGGGGCATCGACCCCAAGAGCGCCCCAACCGTTCTCAAAGGCGTGGATATCGGAGCGCTGTCGGATCAGCCAGCCGGCTCGACGCAGGAAGCTCAGGAGATGCACGTTCCCGGCATCGTTTTGGGCAAGGAGCTTGCCAGAAGCCTGCATGTGCTGAAAGGAGACATGGTGCAGGTGATCACCACCAAGGGGATGATATCCCCCATCGGCCATGTTCCCACGATGCGGCGATTCGTTGTCAAGGGCTATTTCGAAACCGGGATGTACGAATATGACGGCGCCATGGCTTACGTGACGTTGAAGGCTGCCCAGAAGCTCCTGAGAATGAAGGGGGCGATCAGCGGCATCGAGGCCAGGGTGACCGATATTTACAAGGCCCGGGAGGTTGCCGAACGCCTCGTGGAAGTGCTCGGCTATCCCTACTGGGTCCGGGACTGGATGCAAATGAACCGGAACCTCTTTTCGGCCTTGAAACTGGAAAAGACCGTCATGTTCATCATACTGGCATTGATCATCCTGGTGGCGGCATTCAACATTGCCAGCAGCCTTATTATGATGGTAATGGAAAAAACCAAGGATATCGCCATCCTCAAGGCCATGGGGGCCACCGACGGTGCCATTCGCAAGATATTCGTTTTTGAGGGTATGCTTATCGGCGCCATCGGAACGTTTCTGGGGGGGGGGATCGGGTTTGTCCTGTGCGCCCTGCTGGAAAAGTACAAATTTATCGAACTTCCCGGCGATGTGTATTACCTGACCACGCTGCCGGTGAAACTCGACGTGTCGGATGTTGTCGTCATCGCTCTGGCCGCTCTGGCCATCTGCTTTCTTGCGACGCTTTACCCGGCACGCCAGGCTTCCAGACTCGATCCGGTCGAGGCGATACGCTATGGGTAG